TatcattcaaatgatttttctttCAACCACGTGCTGGAGACGCCACAATGGCAAATCGTGATTGAAGAACGCCAAATGCACGCTCCACATCTTTCATGCATGACTCTTGTTTCATCGCAAAATATTGCTTCTTTGGACCACGCGGATCATGGATAGTTTGTACAATAGTTGACCATTTCGGATAAATACTATCAGCTAAATAATATCCAGTGTCATATTCTTTTGAATGGTAGCTGAGTTTGGGCTGGTAGATACATTTTTGACTGATAGATGCACTTTTGACTGGTAGGTAACATTCCCACTATAAATAAACTTCTTGTTGGTTGATTAAATCGTAAACATTACAATCTACAACAAAAAAATCTCATTGTCCAAAGAAATTCAATGGAATCCATTTTCCGAACAACCAATTACGCTATTGAAGAAGATAAACTGTTGTGTCATGTTTATCTTGACGTTTCGCAAAATCCTATCATCGGTATAAACCAATCCAAAGAGCGATTTTGGAGTCGGATTGAAGAAGCTTTCAATGCCGGCAAATCGAATAACATGCAAGTACACAATATCAGATCATTGCAATGTCGCATGCAAGTTATCCTCCTTGTTGTTAGAAAATTATGTGGATGTGTTAGTATAATTGAAAACCTGAAGCTGAGTGGCGCATCTGAAGAAGATATTGTaagtatttattattatattcacATGAATACTCTAAGTCTATTTTTTGTACGCCTAACATATTTTTTGCAGTTGAACATGGCAAAGGATTTAATGATGCAAGAAAAAAATTTCACTAAAGGATTCAAGTTTGATTATGTTTGGCCTATAATGAAAGATATaaagaaattttcggccaacGACAGTGTACCGATACCAGTATCCAAACAACATGTCACAAATTTGGATTCATCACAGTCGGATACTCAAGAACCAGAATCTCCAATATCAGGTTCACCTGcagtaaatttattttcaattaatttaagcAGTGATGAAAATGCAGGTGGAACTCCGTCTCAACAACCTCTTGGAGTGAAAAAAtccaaattaaagaaaaaaagagaagaaaatgtttcagaattaaTTTCTACGATGAAGGAAGGACATCGCGAGCTTATCAATGTGTTGCAAAAGAGATCTACAGATATGCaacaaaattatgatattaagCTGTTAGCATtgcaaaatgagaaaaaaaactAGAAATTCGACATCAACAAATATAATTGGCTAAAATTCAGgaggaaaataaagttttgcatATGGATCTAAGCACAATTGGCGATCCAGAGATGCGTCAAATTGTTCAAAATGAACGAGCAAGAATTATGCAAAAAAGAGATGCATAACGTCGTCAACATGAGAGCAGCGcatttggaaaatattttggtgattttggaggatctggATCCGGCTCcgatttttcaaattattgatgATTTAGTTTGTTTATCCTTTATTGTATTTACATTTAAATTATCTGAATTCgaatttgtattttattttaattgtgtacttgaatgtttaaatattattcaataaatttgtgtgttagatgtttaattataaaattattttaaaatatatttataaatggatataattaaatattttaatttttattattaaatatttaattattaaaaacaaaaaaataaaaaaaaaaaagaaacaaccCTGCGCCAAATGTGGCGCAGAGGGATATTCGCAGCTCCCATTGGAGAAACCACACGTCATTTTGGATGTCCTAAATATAAtcactaaatttaaaaaatatacatttaacaactaataaaaaaattaaataaataaaaatatttaatttagagTAAGATTTGAAATAAATAGATTAGAGATGAATATTATATTAAGTACAGAGATtacactattttaaaataaaattactttaaaataaaattttgagttGATGACCTAAAAGCTTTACACAAAAGAAAAATAGCGTTAGTATTTATGAGAAATTTATGTTCTACCAACTTTTCTCTCGTTTGGCCTTCCAAACTTCAAAtatatttatcaaagatttgGAACAAAATCACGCTCGTTAAATTTTTTCCCCACAATATtggaaattaagaaaataattatcAATGAGATGCAAGAAATATCATTAAATTGTCAATAAAATAATATGGCGGGAACCACAAATCTAACATGTTAATAATTAACAAGCAATGCAACAAAACTAATAAAGTTGCTGCCAAATCCAATTCACTCCCCCACATTATAATAAACAATATGAAATTCAAACAGCTCtgggaaaaaaattagaaaacaaGGGATACAATAAAAAGACTAGCAGTGTTGCGAGACGAAGCCAGTAATACGAAAAAAGGTAGTCACTTAATAGTCGAGGGCACAGACCATCGTCAATTCGGTCTGATAATTCCATACTATCGTGATGGCTCGATAGTCATCCTATCATTTACTAAAATCTGTACCATAACTTCTATTTCCTTGTAGAGTAAAACCATGGAGCAATCCCAGCTAGCAAACAAGCTACTTGGGACCAATATCCTTGAGGGCGCAGATCTGCTCCTCTCCCATGGCAGACATAACACTCACAACAAGATCCTTCCCCTCAGCAAACCCATCTTTAATCTGTATGTCAGTATAAATAGAAAATATTATTAAcagattaataaataattattttacttgcACAACTAGAGTTCAAAGATAGTAAGGAAACGCAAATATAAATACAATGAATGACATACGCAGATATTTGGGAAAGGAAGGGCCACACAACAGGGGGTGATAGGAATGATTTAATGGAATTTGGAAGGTGAAACTTGTCATAACAGAAAAACTAtacataaaatttcaaaatttctttaTCTGATCGACCCCAGCCCATCGAAGAGGTTAGTGCAACACAAAAGTTATGGCCCCAACTCCCGACTAAAGAATTTGGTATCGAACGTATGATAATTGATAAAAAGAGATTTCTAAGACATCAATAACAGCTTGAAATAAATCTAACCTGGGTAAGGAGAGATTCATCAGTTGGAAGCTTAAGGTCATCCTTAGTGTTGCCATTCTCGGTGAGCAAGCTCACCTACACCATTTAATTATCAGGCTATTACAAAATGTTTTCTGGCATAATAAAGCGATAAAATTAATAGAAAAGGTAATCAATCACATACAAATCCATCCTCAGAGATATCAATAAGCTGGTAGTCAGTGCGATTGACATGTGGAACCTGTAATTCAGTAAAAATCACTTTCAACACTCTCCAGAACAAATAACAGAATTGAATTAAAAGCACAAAATCAAAGTAAATAAGATTACGTCACAGTTATGGGAGGAGGGGACAATATCTTCGAGCTTCTTAGAAGTAAAGATGTCAATAGCAACAAAGTGACACTTAGCATGCCCGTGCTTCCCAGTTTTGGAGGTTGAAACTTCCACAACCTGCAATAAATACGCATACAGTAAGCACTCAATAGATGCGCGACATAATTACCAAATGCAGAGACATTGTAAGTGAAGAAAGCAATCGTAACAAGATCATGCATGACCTTAACAACAATTTTAATCcaatttattccatacaagcAAGTGTattatttagtttgtttctaatTTTCTACTCAGTGCCCTAAATTGCACGCACCTATTTTCTTTCTAGAGCGAGCACTTACAAGTAGTCCTCAATTTTCTAAATTTCACATTTACTttcctcaaaacccttaatcGCAGCGCTTCGGAAGGGCAGATGGGTTCACCCCTCATATCATAGGAGGAACAAAAAATCAACCTTCGTTTATGATTTTACCAAAAATGCAATATTCAACATCTCCACTTCTCTAAATTCTTATGTCAATCCTGTGATGCAAACTTTGCAAGTACATAGGTGTTcaaaactagtatttgaaactCGGGAATAAACTTACAGAAGAATCATAAGATCAGACGAGTCAGATCTAAAAGGTACATATCCAGTAATACAAACCACAACACCAATCAAAAGTAAAACTTTGCCAAAAATTGTTGACGGAAATAAATCACAAATTCAAAACCGACATTAATAAACAACATAAAGCCCAAATACAAACAAAACAACATAATTCTCGCTATCATTAGCCAACAAAATAATTACTCGGATctaaaaaacaaataaagacaCGCACGGGCACACACCAAAATCATACACGTGAAATTcaaatcaataaatacaatacTCACACCTTCAATTGCATAAAACGAATGAGAAAAAAAATGAACCTTGCAAGGGCGGCTCTTGATGACTATATAACCGTTCTTACGGATGGTTCCAGCTTGCTGAGGATATGTCTTCGATGCTCCGGCGTCGGCCTTGGACTCGAAATGATGCTCCTCGTCCGACATCCTCGGTGGCGAAGGTCGATCGGAGAAGATAGCACAGATTTAGAGAGAGGAATCGGTGAAATACAGGGGAGAGCCGAGGCTGGGAGCGAAAAAGCTGGGGTGTGCTTATATAGGGATTGTGGATGCAGGGGGATGGAGAATTTAGGGCTTTTTGGGAAAGGGGGAGGATTTAGAGCCGTTGATTGCGATTGACGGATGAGATCTTTTCTAGGTAATCGCGTCAAAACGACGCTGTCTTTGAGGGGATATCTTAGTTTATCAATTTAAGCCGCCATTGacgttttttttaaattatctaCATCATGGGGTGAATGGAAACTCAAAAGATGGTGAGCGAACTCGTTCAAGATTGTACCTCGTTGTACTTATtctacattttttttatgatttttatcaaGTTTAAAAGTCTAAATATTTGatctaattttatattatatgagtctagtataaaaatatattttcttagaGTTTTAAAAATTCAGCTTTATAAAAATCTAAATTTTCTTGCATTCATCATAAAGCTTTTTTTACAAGAAACTTGTAATATTTATCGATGAGTAGCAATGTCTCGTATTACAAGTCATTCCAACCACACAGAGAAATTCTCAGACACCCATAGAAAATATGTAGGAGTCTTTTGATGAAGAGAAGCTACTACTCATCCAAGTCTGTTCACCGGCTCCTCAGAAGAAGGAAAGAACCAAGAAAACCAAACTGATAAAGCACTTCAACGAACCTATAAGTACAACTCACATCCCAACCGTTCCATTCAAGACATCAAAATAGTTGAAACAAACATTGTTTCTCATGAACGGGGCTTTCCTCAGATTGACTCCAAAGATAATGGAAAATGCACTCTTATTGAACCGTCCAAGCCGTTGTCAGCTATTCAAATGGGTATTAATCTGGCCATGCAGGaagtataaaaaatatttaatattcaaCTAAAGAAGTTTCATAAATGGGAAAACAACATAATGTTCGGGCATTATTCAGAGATAAAGACTCCGAAGAAACATGAACATATGACAGCTCGAGAAAATCAAATTCAGGAATTGACAGAGACTCAGATCATTCCTGAAGCTCTTTAGAGAAGAGAATTTCTTGGCATGATGATAAAGGAGAGTAGCTTAAGGCTACATATTAGCACGAAAATACAAAATTTCAATCCTCAGGACCAACAACACATGATGACTCTGCAATCATCGGTCAGTTGGAGATGAACGCACATGTATTGTCCATGAGTGTCAATCTGATGATAATATAGCTCCAACGGCCTCTATCTATTGAAGAACTTCATGAATAAAATCGTTCAGATCACATGAATCTGGAGTAACAAATCAAACAGTTCGATAGGGAAGAGGAAACGATGACTCAAGCTGACCAAGTACCAACATCTGATTCTTCCATCGATCAATTTCTTAAAGATGTTTTGTAACAGCAACAAGGTGAACAACTTAAGGAAGACTCGATGCTCTCGCATTGTTCAGAAGCTCTTCTTGAAATTTCGTTGCTTACAACAACAAAGATGCTGCAGACCTTGGACAACATGATTATTCCTGAAATAACTCCAACATCTGCTCTAGAGACTGATGCACTTATCATAATGGCCCTACCATGGAAATCAATAACAGTAATGGATCCCAAGTCTAACGTTACATCCCTAACAGAACATACAGTGTCTCACCTCCTCAACATATTGATACGACAAATCAGATAAATGTAGCATCTTCAACTCAGCTCACATCAGATGATTAGCTAATTCAAAAAATGTTTCGAATTATTTCCATCATTACTCCGAAAAAGCTACCAGCTCAAGACGATGAACAAGAAAAGATACCAACAAAATAGATCGCTGATGACCCTGAACCGCAAATGCCTACATCCATCCACAGATCAAAAAACACCTGCACTTGAACTGGCACACACTTCTCCACCAATCAAACCTCCGAAGTTCCAAGATCAAAATCAAGGATGTGATCCAAAAGTTCCACATTTTGATTGAATTCATTTCATTAATCAatcattgatgaatatgcataaCAATATCATTGGACTTAGGGCAGATCAGATGACATCTTCTCtgaatcaaaatattttcaagacaAATATTTCTTAACAGATTACTGAAATGCTCAAAATTATGAATATGCACTCAAGTAAGATATCTGAACTTAAACATACTCAAAACATGCATATTGTTGATCTTATCTGCTGAATTGAGAAGCAAGAAGCTGTGCTGACAGGACATATTGAAACCCTAATacttaaaacatgcataatGTTGATCTTATTTGCTGAATTGAGAAGCAAGAAGCTGTGCTGATAGGACATATTGAAACCCTTTGGACTCAGATCTTCGACATGGTTACATTCTTACAAGGTAAAAAATGTGATGTCAAAAAGAGAAAAAGCCGAAagaacaagacatatcaaaactttCCTCCTCGTTATCTCTGCACAATAAGCCACATGGTGGAAGTTCTTGTGGTAATGGTCATGGTCATCATCACAGCAGCTAAAGTATCACCTACAAACCAAGCAACACATTTCATCACATGTTcaagaaaaagataaataagGAGATATAACTCTTAcagaattttcattttttattgttGCACATTAATATATGTTCATATATCTTGTTTATAATAGACAGATTAGTTTTGACATTATAAAAAACGAAAAAAATTTAAGGTAAAATTTATATCTAAGTTTTTCTGATTACAAattaaactgatttagctcaaACTTATATTAATGCAGATCATAAAGCTGAACTAAACAAGACTATTAGTACGATGATCAACATACGATGTTACTAGCTAAACCGAACAAACAAATCGAGGTGTTCAACTATTTTGATCTGATAGAGTCTCTTCATCGGCATAACTTGTACCAAGTTATTCGAACATAACAGATCAACTTGAAGACCAGTCTGTCAACATTCTCTGAAGATAAATTGTCTATGTATgagtttctaataaaattttcagcaagaataaaataaagaagttttgttgatttttctttttaactAGTGTCTAAGGAATTTGAATTGACTGATAATATATTTGAGAAAACAACAAGGACACGTGACAATATCTGCATAAATGTCAGTTACCAAATACATATGTGAGCACCATATATATTTATTGACTTGGGACCAACGCCTATAAATAAGGGATGTATCAAGACTAAAGATCTCTCAGAACAAGTTTTGCTTTATCAATCTTCTTCAAGCTTTCAAATAACACAACATCATCTTTAATCTGTTTTTGCACACACTCAGTTTTCCATCAGATCGATTAAGGATCAATATTGTGCACTTTGTATTCTCACTTATCTTTTACATACGAGTATTGTTGTATTGTGATGATCGATGTCAGAAATATGATTCTGAATAGATCAAGTTGAACTAAAGAGTACTAGGAATTTCAGCTCATTAGGGTTGTGGAACCAAGATGAAGTGAATTTGCACAATATattgtaccaatcaaatctCATATTGAAATCCTTCTGCAAACAAAAGAAGTGAATATGTAGAGTTTAGCCTCCGAACTTCCATAAATAAATTCTTGCCTTTTAcctaatattaattttttgtgttGTTGAGATTGTTATTTGTGCAAATACGTCAACTGATGTAAATTGGGCCGTAACTTTTATATCATACTCACTAAGTAAGTTGAATAGTTTATACCATTATAATTTGTTTCTAGTAGCTCAAATTACTCAATCCGattgaaatattaatttaaattgttaaCACAACTTAAACTTGTCATTGTTTTACATAGTTTGCATAACTTTTCATTCACTCTCTCCTCTAAACTGTTATCTTCGATCCACACacacatgtgtgtgtgtatagcGTCTGGAGTGATGAATTTGATacgataaattttaaatttttacttgttctgaTTGACAAAATTCAAGTAAACTTCAAACCCAATCAACATCAAGTTATATATttcaataataattataatgaaTTCTAAATACATCCAGAATGTGTGTAATTTGAAATTATATCCAAATCAAATTTATCATTCCAAATACGaccaaaatgataaaaataggGTTTAAAATATACAAACCTAACTAGGCAAAAGGTGAATGGATCTAGAAATCTTGGGTATTTCCTCCACAAGGCCAAATACAAAAACAATATTAATTTGGGCCGAGTTAATAACAAATACACGTCATTTTCATAAAGCCCATATAATGCCGACACTGCCTAATGGATCCAAACCGTGACATGAGAGACCCGTCTTGGTAGGGCTGACGTCTCCGTTTCACAAtcctattttatttttggagcatttcaaatatttactcTAAAAAGCATTTTACCttatttaataaatacataatattaacagaaatatatttttaaaaaaatcatgcccctggttcaaaaaaaaaaaaaaaaaaaaatcatgcccCAAAGCTCATACCAAAAACATGTTATATTATACCGATCTCACGttaatatctcaaatttaaGACGATATCTTAAGTTCGAGATCCAATTGTAATAATTTTCTCCACCAACTTAAACAAGAAACATGTTATATTCATtttgagtaagtctcttgtgagacggtcccaCGAATCATTATCTATAAGACGGGTCAATCCCACCGATATTCacattaaaaagtaatacttttagcataaaaattaatattttttcatggtcGACCTAAataaagatctgtctcacaaaatacgatccgtgagaccgtctc
The Primulina tabacum isolate GXHZ01 chromosome 9, ASM2559414v2, whole genome shotgun sequence DNA segment above includes these coding regions:
- the LOC142555273 gene encoding eukaryotic translation initiation factor 5A-2-like, whose amino-acid sequence is MSDEEHHFESKADAGASKTYPQQAGTIRKNGYIVIKSRPCKVVEVSTSKTGKHGHAKCHFVAIDIFTSKKLEDIVPSSHNCDVPHVNRTDYQLIDISEDGFVSLLTENGNTKDDLKLPTDESLLTQIKDGFAEGKDLVVSVMSAMGEEQICALKDIGPK
- the LOC142504408 gene encoding uncharacterized protein LOC142504408, whose translation is MESIFRTTNYAIEEDKLLCHVYLDVSQNPIIGINQSKERFWSRIEEAFNAGKSNNMQVHNIRSLQCRMQVILLVVRKLCGCVSIIENLKLSGASEEDILNMAKDLMMQEKNFTKGFKFDYVWPIMKDIKKFSANDSVPIPVSKQHVTNLDSSQSDTQEPESPISGSPAVNLFSINLSSDENAGGTPSQQPLGVKKSKLKKKREENVSELISTMKEGHRELINVLQKRSTDMQQNYDIKLLALQNEKKN